CAAAGAGTCTTACAGCCtttctgggtttgtctctgttCCTCCAGTTAGGTGGTTTATCTTTTTGTTCTGCCGTTCTAACCCCTCACTGATCTCTGTGAATAGTCTACATTCAGGCAGGTGTGTGAACAGTTTCCTCAGGGTTCCACTCAGCTATATAGTTTTTTCTATAGTGTTGTATTTGATTTACCTAAtattttgttgaagatttttCAGTCTTTTCATGAGATATTAGTCTGTAGaggtatttgttttcttcctttagcaCTAAGATAATGTttgtctcatagaatgaattagAAAATTTCTCTTCTGTCTTGTGAAAATAGGTTGTTATAATTTCTTATTGTTCAGCAGAATTCACCATTGACCCCATCTGGAGTTGGTGCTtcctgcttttttattattattattaatatgcttcctgttttaaaaagttattatttattcaatttctctTGATAGGGCTGTTTAGATTATCTCTGTTCATAAGCTTCGGCAGATTATGTCTTTTCAGAAAAAGTCAGTTTCCTCTAGTGAATCCAACTTGTAGGTATGATGTTTTCATAGTATTGTTAGACTTTTAATGTCCATATATGTGTAGCTGCACCTGATGCATACTGCGTGTGATTTCTTTTGCTACTGCTAGTAGAAGCACAAGTTTTCCTGATATTTGCagtgagggagtggggattgCAGTGATAAACTCAAAAGGCCCCCACCTGATTGAGCCTCTTAAGAGCTTTCTCTTCCCTTACCTACTGGTTCTTGAGCAGCATGCCTGTTAGAGGTTGAGATGAGAGTGCTGTTGGGTTTGAAGCTGACCACACTGTGATTAGAagcacactcatggaaactgtgCCTATCCCCCTTTCTCTGCAGGTGCACTGACAGAGTGCTACGATGAGCTGGGGAACCGATACCAGCTGCCAGTATATTGCTTGGCACCACCAATCAACATGATAGAGGAAAAGAGTGACATAGAGACTCTGGATatccctgagccacctcccaatTCTGGACATGAATCTCAGCTCCGTCTGCGCCTCTCCACAGGCAGAGACCTCAAGCTTGTGGTGCGCAGCACAGACACGGTGTTCCATATGAAGAGGCGCTTACACGCCACAGAGGGTgtggagccaggcagccagcgGTGGTTCTTTTCTGGCCGGCCTCTCACTGATAAGATGAAGCTTGAGGAGCTGAAGATCCCCAAAGACTATGTGGTGCAGGTTATAGTGAGCCAGCCTGTGCAAAACCCAACACCAGTGGAGAACTGAGCTGGGCTTCCTGCTCTCTAGATCCCCTGGCTCCTTTTTATTGTTACTATTTCCTATTCTATAGCGTGAAATTTATTTTCACTGCTCTGAATTCCCTATGAATGGATTTAGTTCTGAGGAATTACCAGTGAAAAATTCCATCTGTGATGGAGAccaacaaatataataaaacacacagaGCCAGCCTCTGAGACTCCTGTAATTACAATTTCTAATTTGAAAGGCAGTTAAGAAATAGAtaaccatttattttaaaacatgtatcaaCTATGTAATGGCTGTATTTAAATGATTTGGAGTGTAAACAGACAGCAGACCCATCAAGTACAGCACCAAGCACCTTTTAGATACAgaatttttaacatatatgtcAAATTATATTTCCAGAATCATCAATAAcagttataaaacaaaacttgtttgtattttgtttgggggtttttgttttgttttctgatggaaCCTAAAAGAGCAGAGGGTTTTGTTCCCTCTCTGTTTGTATTCCTGCACCATCAGGAGGCAGTGGAGACTGGGGGTTGTCAGTGttgcttcccctcccctcccagtcatGGTCCTTATTCACATCCACTCAGTTCTGCTGCTGTACAGCGGGCAGCAGGCACCCTTAGCACACTGGGCGGTAATTTAGTCAGCCAGTTGGAAAGGCTCGTCTTGCTGcacagtaattttaaaatgtctttggcACCTGGGCTTGACAGCTAGCTTCTATGTGATGCCTTCACTGGTCCTGCCGGTCTGTGTGGCCATTTGTGGAGCTGACTGGCCCCACCTTTATGTTTCTgggccaggctacacagaaatggAGTATAGCTGCTTCCACTCTGGAGTATTCTGAAAGCAATCCTCTTTCCTGCCTGCAGGGGATGTGAGTAAAGCCCTTTCTGCCTTTCCTGGAAAACCTGTGCCTAGTCTCAGCATTGAAGAAAATTCCAGTTCAAAACTTTCAAGTGTGACAGTTTACTAGTGTCACTTAAACAATACTGGTGAGAATAGGTGGTGGCACCTGGCTCTAGAGTGGAGTATTTTCACCTCACTCTCACTGGTCATTGTGGGTGGGCAGCGTTCTTCCTGCACCTTCCCAGCAAAGGTGAACTAACCACTGTCTGCACACAAGGCTAAGGGATGGACACACTGAACCAGCATTTCCTTCTCTGGAGAAGGCTGGAGAAAGCTGCCAAAGGTTGTATTTAATCTGGAGCCTCTTAAATGCTGATTCTTCTGCCCATGGTagtacctgcctttaatcccacaccgtgggaggcagaaacaagcagatctcagaatttgagaccagcccagaatacatagctagttccaggccagccagagctatatagtaagacaCTTTCTCAAGGGGGCTAACATGTGGCCACACTAAATCTTTGAGAGTTTGTGAGGTATGAGCAGTAGATGAAAGAagattctttcctcttctcagtgtgGAAATAGCAAACCTCCAATAACTATTGGATGTAAAACACCATTCATTATTTTAGTGGCAAAATGAAACTGCTAGCTAGtttaaaatgtaatgttaaaGTGGGATTAAATTTTCTATAACCTGTTAAATTTTTTCTATACTGTAACGTGTTTCTGAGAACTCTAACCACCTccttaaaatgttcatttttaaattggtgaCTATACCTAATTTAGATTTGATGGTGGCTGAGTCCAAATTCAGGAGGAGCACACAGCTCTAACAACAAAGGAGGATGCTCACGTTCTCATGTGGAGGGGTACGGTATTTCAGTGCATCGCCCCACCATCAAGAAGGCTGATTTGTTTGTCACATTGAATAACCATATCTCTCAAAGTCTATCAACTGGAAAAGAGTGTTTAAACTTGTTACCTTTCTAAAGGGAATTTGATGTTATCACCAATAACCTATGTTTGGTCAaaggtcttgtttgttttttgagggtttGTCCTCtctaagaatttttgtttttattttaaaggaacatATACTTTGAATAACGATCCTCCAGGtgtggtgagaaaaaaaaactaggtgCTGGTACTTGTCAATAGACTGATGTAAGATTGAATCAATACTTGATGTGTATAATTTTAGTATGTAGGGGTTTTGtgcttttttatatataaaaaaacgttccacttttctctttgtctttgccTTTATTCCTTCATACAGTAGCAGTCCCTCACATCCTGTGGGGAAGTGGGAGGCTCTCTCTAAATCCAGTGGTGAGATCATGACCACCAAATTCTGCCCCACTACATGCAACCGGCCACTTAGAGCTGTGCTTCAGCAACATTGGTCTATACAGGTTTATCTGGGTGTTGAAAGTGGCTAAGTACTGCCTGCTGTGCTGCTGAGGACATACAAGAGGCCTGGAGTTCCACACTCAGCCATTTGGGCCAAATTGGGGACCTTCCTCTTCAGTGAGAGACCTACCTTGAGAGTCATAATCACCCAGTGtcacttctgacctctgcattcACATACCCAAACAATGGGGGGGGGTTaccttatttttgtgtgtgtgcagaatttTCAAGTGTTTCATAGTCAAATCTGAGTCCCACGaggtgtggttgcacacacctctaatccggCAAACTGAGTTGGGGGGCAACTtagtctacctagtgagttcccaGCCCGCCAGGCCTATATAAGTGAGTTAACAATCTGTTTGCCTTTTATGGCCTCTGGTTTATTCATTGTTAtctggagtgagagagagagagagagagagagagagagagagagagagagagagagtgtgtgtgtgtgtgtgtgtgtgtgtgtgtgtgtgtgtgtgtgtgtgtgtgtgtgtgtgtgtgtgtgtttaggaacaGAGCAAGAAAATGGAACCTTTTCCTGAAGCTACTTGGTAATTTTCATCCAtctggagtgagagagagagagagagtgtgtgtgtgtgtgtgtgtgtgtgtgtgtgtgtgtgtgtgtgtgtgtgtgtgtgtgtgtgtttaggaacaGAGCAAGAAAATGGAACCTTTTCCTGAAGCTACTTGGTAATTTTCATCCATCtagagtgagtgtgtgtttgtgtgtgtgtgtgtgtgtgtgtgtgtgtgtgtgtgtgtgtgtgtttaggaacaGAGCAAGACAATGGAACCTTTTCCTGAAGCTACTTGGTAATTTTCATCCATCTTGGCCATGGTGGGGGAAAGGTAGTCTTAACAAATGGCCGTCACTCAGCTGGTCCTATCTGTGATCTATTTTACTTAGAAAGGGAGTCCAGCTGATAGCATCTTTGGAGACAGCTAGTGTTCTGTGACTGCTGTTGGGATCTCTTGTAATGTGGCCTGTTAGATCGTCTTCTCTAGTTCTGTGGCAAGAGCTTGAGTGATGCATTAAAGGCTGGACACAGTCAACTTGGCCTTGCCTAGTCTTGAGGCATGAGGCCTAGGATGGC
The genomic region above belongs to Acomys russatus chromosome 25, mAcoRus1.1, whole genome shotgun sequence and contains:
- the Ubtd2 gene encoding ubiquitin domain-containing protein 2 isoform X1, producing the protein MGGCVGAQHDSSGSLNENSDGTGVALGRNQPLRKEKPKWKSDYPMTDGQLRSKRDEFWDTAPAFEGRKEIWDALKAAAHAFESNDHELAQAIIDGANITLPHGALTECYDELGNRYQLPVYCLAPPINMIEEKSDIETLDIPEPPPNSGHESQLRLRLSTGRDLKLVVRSTDTVFHMKRRLHATEGVEPGSQRWFFSGRPLTDKMKLEELKIPKDYVVQVIVSQPVQNPTPVEN
- the Ubtd2 gene encoding ubiquitin domain-containing protein 2 isoform X2, which translates into the protein MTDGQLRSKRDEFWDTAPAFEGRKEIWDALKAAAHAFESNDHELAQAIIDGANITLPHGALTECYDELGNRYQLPVYCLAPPINMIEEKSDIETLDIPEPPPNSGHESQLRLRLSTGRDLKLVVRSTDTVFHMKRRLHATEGVEPGSQRWFFSGRPLTDKMKLEELKIPKDYVVQVIVSQPVQNPTPVEN